From the Solanum stenotomum isolate F172 chromosome 4, ASM1918654v1, whole genome shotgun sequence genome, one window contains:
- the LOC125861317 gene encoding leucine-rich repeat extensin-like protein 2 → MEMWPISTNPKVAPPEIKNMPGRPGKLRRKEAGETKKLGKLPRTGLAMTCRNCNGRDHNKRGCPQNVQSSGREEPSGSGNGRGNTSSSSGRGRGKISGSGEENPSIEGEPPSKRGRGRPRKTPTAPPAPLTYPTLSAPPPPTATSLPITSKRGRPRKTPLAHPTYLEHPAPPTSLLTTSKRGRPRKTPPAHPAYLEHPAPPTSLPTTSKRGRGRGSESTIPYKRSSIMGMGVFQAENGFKAFNVSIYY, encoded by the exons ATGGAAATGTGGCCTATATCTACTAATCCAAAAGTTGCACCACCTGAAATTAAAAACATGCCTGGAAGGCCAGGTAAGCTTAGAAGGAAAGAAGCTGGAGAAACAAAGAAATTAGGAAAGTTGCCTAGAACTGGACTTGCCATGACCTGCCGTAATTGTAATGGTAGAGATCATAACAAGAGAGGTTGTCCACAAAATGTTCAATCATCAGGAAGGGAGGAACCATCAGGTTCAGGTAATGGAAGAGGCAACACATCATCAAGTTCAGGTAGGGGAAGAGGCAAAATATCAGGTTCAGGGGAAGAG aATCCATCAATAGAAGGTGAGCCCCCATCAAAAAGGGGAAGAGGAAGACCAAGAAAAACACCTACTGCACCTCCAGCACCTCTTACATATCCAACACTTAGTGCTCCTCCTCCACCTACTGCAACTTCTTTGCCTATTACTAGTAAAAGAGGAAGACCAAGAAAAACACCTCTTGCACATCCTACATATCTTGAGCATCCAGCACCACCTACTTCATTACTAACTACTAGTAAGAGAGGAAGACCAAGAAAAACACCTCCTGCACATCCTGCATATCTTGAACATCCAGCACCACCTACTTCATTGCCAACTACTAGTAAAAGAGGAAGGGGCAGGGGAAGTGAAAGCACAATCCCATACAAAAGATCATCAATCATGGGAATGGGTGTGTTTCAAGCTGAAAATGGATTCAAAGCATTTAATGTGAGTATTTATTACTAA